A single region of the Saprospiraceae bacterium genome encodes:
- a CDS encoding DUF1080 domain-containing protein has protein sequence MKKQFKTSLLILFTFVCFGLNANTDDGWVSLFNGKDLSGWKKLNGDAEYRIEGDAIVGISKLKTPNTFLCTEKMYTDFILEVEVKVHPLLNSGIQIRSNSLPEYQKGRVHGYQVEIDPSTRAYSGGIYDEARRGWLYPLSDHPRGRTAFKNGEWNKYHIEAIGNEIRVWVNGINTANLVDDMTAKGFISLQVHAINREEENGTEVSWRNIRIKTDNLEADRMTMDPDTKELNFIPNTLTSYEKRKGWRLLWDGKTTNGWRGAKLESFPTKGWKVENGVLTVLQSDGGESTNGGDIVTTEQFGDFELSLEFNITKGANSGIKYFVDPELNKGQGSAIGPEFQILDDKEHPDAKMGIKGNRTIGSLYDLITATNLSVPNRGKVFNGVGEWNHARIVSKDNHIEHWLNGYKVVEYERGTQMWRALVAYSKYKDWPNFGERPQGNILLQDHGNTVHFRSIKVREL, from the coding sequence ATGAAAAAACAATTTAAAACGAGTTTGCTAATTCTTTTCACTTTCGTATGTTTTGGGCTGAATGCCAATACGGATGATGGATGGGTCTCTTTATTTAATGGCAAAGACCTCAGCGGCTGGAAAAAACTCAATGGTGATGCTGAATACCGGATAGAAGGAGATGCCATTGTAGGGATTTCAAAACTAAAAACACCCAACACCTTTCTTTGCACAGAAAAAATGTACACTGACTTTATACTAGAAGTGGAGGTCAAAGTCCATCCTCTCTTGAACTCAGGTATTCAAATACGAAGTAACAGTCTTCCTGAATACCAAAAGGGCCGCGTTCACGGGTACCAGGTGGAGATCGACCCTAGCACCAGAGCCTACAGTGGCGGCATCTATGATGAAGCACGCCGTGGCTGGCTTTATCCCCTGTCAGACCATCCTCGAGGCCGCACTGCTTTTAAGAACGGCGAATGGAATAAATACCATATTGAAGCAATAGGCAATGAAATTCGCGTTTGGGTAAATGGCATCAACACGGCCAACCTCGTAGATGACATGACGGCCAAAGGCTTTATTTCGCTTCAGGTACACGCCATCAATAGAGAAGAAGAAAATGGCACGGAAGTAAGCTGGCGAAACATTCGCATTAAAACAGACAACCTGGAAGCTGACCGGATGACAATGGATCCAGATACCAAGGAATTAAATTTCATTCCTAATACGCTAACAAGTTATGAAAAACGGAAAGGTTGGCGACTACTTTGGGACGGAAAAACGACGAATGGATGGCGTGGCGCCAAATTGGAAAGCTTCCCTACCAAAGGCTGGAAAGTAGAAAATGGGGTATTGACGGTCCTACAATCTGATGGAGGTGAATCTACCAACGGCGGCGACATCGTCACCACGGAACAATTCGGTGATTTCGAATTATCTTTAGAATTCAACATCACTAAGGGTGCTAATAGCGGTATCAAATACTTTGTAGACCCAGAACTAAACAAAGGTCAAGGCTCTGCCATCGGCCCAGAATTCCAAATCCTGGATGACAAGGAACATCCAGATGCTAAAATGGGAATCAAAGGCAATCGTACCATTGGTTCCTTATATGATTTGATAACAGCGACCAACCTTTCAGTGCCCAACCGCGGAAAAGTATTTAATGGGGTTGGCGAATGGAACCATGCCCGCATTGTGTCCAAAGATAACCATATCGAGCATTGGTTGAATGGTTATAAAGTCGTTGAATACGAAAGAGGAACCCAAATGTGGCGAGCCTTGGTTGCTTATAGTAAATACAAGGATTGGCCGAATTTCGGAGAGCGTCCTCAAGGAAACATCTTGCTCCAGGATCATGGTAATACCGTTCATTTTAGGAGTATTAAGGTGCGGGAGTTGTAA
- a CDS encoding PD-(D/E)XK nuclease family transposase: MVLEDKFVNPLTDFGFKKLFGTEPNKELVIDFLNQLLPEKHKIEDLTYSNNEAVGLVLRHLSELQNRPKTLQDKIFKKLFEAAEIANFSLEDRQAYEDSLKYYRDLKNVVDTSREKGIEEGKIEGRKEGKIEGKIEVAIELKKNKVPIEIIIKSTGLTKEEIENL, translated from the coding sequence ATGGTATTAGAAGATAAGTTTGTTAACCCACTCACTGATTTTGGATTCAAGAAATTATTTGGCACCGAACCGAATAAGGAATTGGTTATTGATTTTTTGAATCAGTTATTGCCAGAAAAACATAAAATAGAAGACCTGACTTATTCAAACAATGAGGCAGTAGGACTTGTGCTAAGGCATTTATCAGAACTACAAAATAGACCTAAAACATTACAAGATAAAATATTTAAAAAGCTATTTGAAGCCGCAGAAATAGCGAATTTTTCATTAGAGGACAGACAAGCCTATGAGGATAGTCTAAAATACTATAGAGATCTCAAGAATGTGGTTGACACTTCAAGAGAAAAAGGGATTGAAGAGGGCAAAATAGAAGGTAGAAAAGAAGGCAAAATAGAAGGCAAAATAGAAGTTGCGATTGAATTAAAAAAGAACAAAGTTCCGATAGAAATAATAATAAAATCCACTGGATTAACAAAAGAAGAGATTGAAAATCTATAA